In Deinococcus maricopensis DSM 21211, the sequence CGAAGCACCACGGAGGAAACCACAATGGAACTGAAAGCGATCGCCCGCACGGGCCAAGAGAAGCTGAGCGAGGGCTACATGCCCGCCGTCGCGTACCACCAGGGCACGAACGTCATGTTCGCCATCGAGCGCAAGGCGTTCGACCGTGCGTTCCGCCAGCAGGGCAAGACCGGCCTGTTCGACATCGCCATCGAAGGCGGCGAAACCTTCCCCGCGCTCGTGAAGGCCGTGCAGATGGACAAGCGTAAGCGCGAAGCCATCCACGCGGACTTCCTGATGGTCACGTACGGTGAGCCCGTCCAGGTGGACGTGCCCGTGCACACCACCGGCAAGAGCCAGGGCGAAATCATGGGCGGCCTCGTGGACGTCGTCGTGCACAACCTCAGCGTCATCGCGCCCGGCCCGCGCCGCATCCCCACGGAAATCGCCGTGGACGTGACCAAGCTGAACATCGGTGACCACGTCAAGGCCGGCGACATCGCCCTGCCCGACGGCGTGAAGCTCGCGTCCGACGCGGACCTGACGGTCATCAGCGTGCTGCCCCCGCGCCTCAGCGAAGGCGAAGCGGCCGCCGAGCAGCAGGCCGCCCAGGTGGCGGGCCTCGTCGCCGCCGGCGAAATCAGCGCCGAAGCGGCCGAAGCCGTCCTGGAAGGCGACGCGACCCTCGAAGACGTCAAGCCCACCAGCGAAGAAACCGCCGCGGAGTAAACCTCTGCGCAACGAGGGGCGGGCGCGTGTGCGCCCGCCCCTCGTTCGTCTGTTCAGCGCTGCGGGCCCGCAGCATCAGCGCAGCAGGCCCGCAGCGGCGTTGATGGTAAGCGCCACGAGGACCGTGCCGAACAGGTAACTGACCAGCGCGTGCCGCAGCAGCAGGCGACGCATCGGCCGGGACGTCACGTCCGTGTCGGACACCTGGAAGGTCATCCCGATGGTGAACGCCAGGTACAGGAACTCCAGGTACGTGACGTGCCCGTCCGTGCCGGGAAAATCGATGCCGCCCTCCGGCGCGGTGAAGTACGCGTGCGCGTACCGCAGGGCGTACACCGTGTGCACCAGCGCCCACGAGAGCGCGACCGTGCCGACGCCCGCAGCGGTGAGCAGGGCCGCGAGCGTCGGCGCGCGCGCCTCCAGGGTGCCCGCGCGGGCCAGTGCGAACCCCACACCGACCAGACTCGCCACGCTGCCCGCCACGACCAGCGCCGCCGACACGGCGCGCGAATCGTCCTCGCTCGTGGCGATGGCGCGCGTGAGGGCCGTGTCGGCGCGGCGCATCACGTGCAGCGCGCTCAGCAGGAACGTCAAAGCCAGGGCGTCCCACGCGACCAGTGCGCGTAGCTCCCACGGCACGCGCGGCAGCAGCGCGCACAGCAGCCATGCACCCAGGCCGGCCAGCAGGGCCAGCGCGAGGCGCGTCTTGGCGGGCGCTTCGCCCAGTCGCCAGTGCATGCCGCTCAGCTTAGCGGGCGGCACGCGCATGCGCGTGCCGCCCGCTAAGTTCAGGGCTCAGGTCAGTACTGGCGCCCGAAAATGACGCGCTTGCCGTACGCGCTGGGCTTGCCGGTATGCACGCAGACGCCCTCTTCCGCCTCGCCGAACAGGTCGCCGTCCATGGGGACGTTGCGGATCGTCGCCTTGGTGTCTTCCTTGATCTGGCGTTCGCTGTCGGCGTCGCCGCAGTGGAACGCACGCACCCACTTGCCCGCGTCGATCGCGGCCTTGAAGTCCTCGTACGTGTCCACCGTGACGGTGTGCTCCTGCATGAACGCGCGCGCGCGGTCATACAGGAACTGCTGGATGCCCGAGAGGCGCGCGGCCATGCCGCTGATCGCCTCGTGGCGTGGCAGCGTCTCCTTCTCGTCACCGGTGCGGTTCTTGACGACGACGACGCCGCTCTCAAGGTCGCGCGGGCCGAGCTCCATGCGGACGGGCACGCCCTTGAGTTCCCAGTCGTTGTACTTGAAGCCGTTCGTGACGCCGTCGCGCTTGTCGACCTTTACGCGCACGCCCTGCGCGCGCAGTTCCCCCGCGAGCGCTTCGGCCTCGGCGATCATCTGGTCGACGTTGTCCTTGCGGAACACCGGGATGATGACGACCTGGTGCGGCGCGATTTCCGGCGGGAGCATCAGGCCCTTGTCGTCGCCGTGCGTCATGATGAGCGCGCCGATGATGCGGCTGCTGATGGCCCAGCTGGTCGTGTGCGCGTACTCCTCACGCTGCTCGCGCGTCTGGAATTTCACGTCAAACGCGCGGCTGAAGTTCTGCCCGAGGTAGTGGCTGGTGCCGCTCTGCAGCGCCTTGCCGTCGCGCATCATGCCCTCGATGCTGTACGTGGCGACCGCCCCGGCGAAGCGCTCACTGGCGCTCTTCTCGCCGCGCACCACCGGCAGCGCGAGCACGTCGCGGCAGAAGCGGTGGTAGAGGTTCAGCATCGCCATGACTTCCGCGCGCGCCTCGGCCTCGTCGGCGTGCGCGGTGTGCCCCTCGTGCCAGTAGAACTCGCTGGTGCGCAGGAACGGCTTGGTACGCAGTTCCGCGCGGAACACGCTGCCCCACTGGTAATGCAGGAACGGCAGGTCACGGTAGCTGTTGAGCCACTGCGACCACATGTGCCCGATGATGGTCTCGCTGGTCGGGCGCATGACGTACGGCTCGGCGAGGACTTCGGTGCCGATCTTGTTCACGGTGAACAGTTCCGGCGCGAAGCCTTCCACGTGGTCCGCTTCCTTGGTGATGAAGCTCATGGGGATCAGGGTGGGGAACACGAGGCTCTCGTGGCCGGTCGCCTTGAACTCGTCGTCGAGCCAGCGCTGGATGCGTTCCCAGATGGCGCTGCCGTACGGCTTCATGACCATCGCGCCCGCGACGGGGCTGTGGTCCGCGAGGTCCGCCTTGCGGACGACTTCGTTGTACCACTCGTTGAAATCGACGCTCTGAGGCGTCACGCCGAATTGCTGCGCTTTCTTGTCCTGCGTCATCACGTCAGGATAGCCGTTCGGACTGGGTGCTGCGTGACCGTCTGCCCCCCGACTTCAGGACGCGCGCATGCGCCGCTCAGACGCCGCGCCTACCGTGAGCGCAGGAGGACGAACCATGACGCAGAACAGCGACCAGAACAGCCTGAACCAGATTGACGACCGCCTGATGCAGGAATTGCGCGAACGCATCACCGAGCACCTGCAGGTGAAGGACGTGAACGGCGAGCACGTCGGCACGGTCGACCACCTCGAAGGGGACCGCATCAAGCTGACGCGCACGGACAGCCGCGACGGGCAGCACCACTACATTGACCTGTCGGACGTGCGCAGCGCGGACGACGTGGCCGTGTACCTCGACAAGGCGCGTGACCAGCTTCACCTCGCCTGACCGAACGACCACCTGAAAGGGACCGGGGCGCCCGGTCCCTTTCATCCTGCCGGGGCGGAGGTGCGCCGACGCCCAATGCCCTGCCCGAACAGCGCGACGTTCAGGGTCATCATCACGAACGCGAACACCGGCAACCCCAGCAGCGCCGCGATGCCCACGTGCATGGCGAGCGTGCCCGCCAGCCACACGGGCCTCGTGGCGCGCGGCCAGATGAACAGCACGTACCCGAGTTCCAGCGCCAGGGTCCCCCACGCCACCAGCGTCGCCAGCCACGGCACCTGCGCCAGCCACGTCGTGTCAAGCATCTGCAGCTGCGGCGTCTGCAGCGCGCGCCAGATGGCCTCGCCCGTCCACCACTGCTCCCCCTGCGCCTTGTGCCACCCGGCCGAGAAGTACGTCCACGCCAGCTGCGCCTGCGCGGCGCGCCACACGACCGCCGCGCCCAGCGACGGCCCGTCCGCGCGCGTGAAGGCGCTCAGCGCCGTGTGGAACAGGGCGACTTTCGCGTACAGGTCCACACCGTACGCGTTGAAGGCGCTGCTGTTTACGAGCGCCAGGTGCGTGAGCATCGCCACGGGACCGTTCAGGCGCGGCGCCCAGTTCAGCAGCAGCGCCAGCAGGGCGAGCAGATACGCGCCGTACGTGACGTTCACGAGCGCCTCGGGGGTCACGCCGAGCGGCGCGAGCCGCACCGCGAGGCCACCGAGGCGCGGCAGCCACGCGTCCAGCTGCAGGTCGTTGATGACCCACGGCAGCAGGCCGTGGTTGCCGTACAGCGCCTGAATCTGCGGCAGGTCGATCAGGCCCTTGATGAGCAGCGTTGCCGCGACGATCCGGCGGACGTTCAGGAGCTTGCGTGGAGCGTCGGGCACGTCGAACGCGCGTTCCAGGCGCACACGCAGGGCAGGCAGGTGGGCAGTCAGCGTCATCGGGCGTCTCCTTTGAGGGTGAAGGTCGCGTCGTAGAAGTCGTGCGTGCGGGTGCGGGCACCGGTGCGGGCCGCGCGCATGGACGGCACCAGGTGATCCGTGAGGACCACGCGTACGCGCACGGCGTCCGGCGCGTCGTTCAGGGCGTACGTGGCGAGCGTCCGGGCGAGCAGGTCGTAGGTGCGGAGCTTTTGCGTGGCCAGCATCAGGGTGCTGACGTGACTGTCGAACTCGCTGTGCCCGAACCCGAACGTGCGGGTGCGCGTGCGGCCCTGCGCGTCCGTGACCTGCAGGCGCGCGCTGATCTGGTCCGGGATGCTGGGCGAGAAGAACCCGTACGTTTCCCCGGCGCCGCTCACGTTGCGGTACGCGCCGATCAGGGCGCCGGCGACGTTCGGGGGCGCGGGGACGCCCGTGACGGCCCCGATGGCACTCAGGGTCACGTGGAGGGCGAGGTAGGCGCCCAGCAGGGCGCCCGGGCGGAGCAGGGCAGGCGGGGCGCGGCGGGGCGTGGCAAGCATGCAGACCTCCTGGGTGGGGAGGCCCGCCCACAGGGCGGGCCTGGACGTGTCAGCGGACGTCGAGTCGGTACAGGTTCTGGTCCACGCCGCGCAGGACGTTCTGAATGCGGTCGAAGGCGTCCTTGGAGAAGAAGTTCTTGAGGGTGATGCTCTCGTGCACCGCCGCCGAAATGCCGGGGTTGGTGAGGCTGACGCCGGCGCGGCGCGCCGAGAGCTGCACGTTCGCCATGGACAGGGCGCCGCGCGTGACCATGGCGGTCCGGCCGTTCGCGGCGGGGAGGTTCGCGCTGAACCGGACGCTCTTCTGGTTGCCTTCCTTGAGGATGTCGAGGATTTTCTGCGCGGCGGCGGGGTCCTGGATGCTGAGGAACATCTCGCGTCCGGCGCCCTGCGCGAACGCAGCGAGGCTGCCGGTGGCGGCGAGGGCAAGGAGGGCGGCGGTCAGGGTTTTGTGCGTGCGGTTCATGGTGAGCTCCTTGGTGCCCTGAGGAACGGGTCTGCGTGGAGGCCGGAGTTGGGCGAGCCCCGGGCGGGCGCGGCGGGTGGTTGCGGGCGGCGCGGTCGTGTGCGGTGCGGGCCGGGGGGCGCCCCGGTGATCACCTCCTTTCGTTGTGCGCTTACGGTAGTTGGGGGGGCGTGCCACGCCCGTGACCCGGCGGGCGCGTGGGCGTGACCCGGCATGAACGCGCCCGCAGAAAGGCCGCGCCGGAGCGTCCGGCGCGGCCTTTCTGCGGTGATGTGGTGGGAAGCATGACGGAGGCGCCAGCGGTGGCGCTTCGTGGAGTGCGGCGTGGCTTTTGAAGGTCCGCTTGGTCCGAAGGGACCGCGGCGAGGGCTTATTGCACGCGGCAGATGTAGGTCACGCTGGCGGGTGCGGGCGTGCCGAGCTGGTCGAGGGTGCAGCTGGCGGTGCGGCCTCGCACGCGGTTCAGTGCCGCAGCGCGCGCAGGGAACATGGCGCTCAGGCCGACCGTACTGGTCTTGCCGAATGCCGGGACGACGAAGCTGAGCGTACGGGTGGCGGCGCGCACCTGCCTGACGCTGAGGCCGCGGAAGGTCAGGCGGAACGTCTGGCCGGGGTCAATGGGCACGACGGTGGGGTCGCCGCTCACGCCGCCCTGCGGGACGATGATGGCGCCGTTGCCGCACGGCCCGAAGGGCTTGGCGATTCGGGCGAGGCCGCCGCAGTCCACGTTCAGGGTGGTGGGCGCGGCGTGCACGGGGAGGGTGGCGGCGAGCAGGGTGGCGAGGGCGGCAAGGGTGTGGCGTGCGTTCATGAAGTCCTCCGGTGGGTTGGGACGGCCGTGGCGTGCGGCGGGGCGGGTGGGGTGGTCATGCGGGCGTGCAGTGCGTCGCGCTCGGCGGCGTACGGGCCGCCCGGGTGGGCGGCACTGAGGGCGCGCAGCAGCTGGAGGGCTTCGGGGGCGGGGACGCGTCCGGTGCGCAGCAGCGCCTGCGCGTCCGCGAGGTGCTCGGGGGGGGCATTCTGCGCGCGGAGTTGCCCGGCGAGGTACAGGGCGCGCACGGGGGGGAGGTGCAGGCCGGGGCACTCGCCGGGCGGTACGGCGGGGTGCAGTTCGGCCAAGAGCGTCCAGGCGCGCCCGCGGTCCTCGGCGTCGCCGGCGCTGGGGTCGTCGAGCAGCGCGCGCAGGTGCGCGGCGGCGCGAGTGGTGTGACCGCGCGCGATCTCAAGTTCGGCGTGCTGGACAGTCCATTGGGCGCGCAGGGCCGGGTGCTGCGGGAGGTGCGTCTGGGCGGCGCGCAGGTGCGCTTCGGCGAGGTCGTCGTCAGGGAGCGTGAGGGCCAGGCGGGCGAGCAGCAGATGCGCGAGCGTTTCGAGGTCCGGCAGGGCGTGATGAACGGCGAGCTGGAGCTGTTCGTGCGCGTGCGCGTGCGCGGCGTGCAGGTCGCCGCGCGCCGTATGCAGGAACGCCAGGTGGTGCAGGAAGTGCGCCTCCAGCCGGGGGTTTTGCGGCGCGCGGGCAAGCGCGAGGCCGCCTTGCAGGTACGGTTCGGCGGCGTCCAGGTCGTAGGCGTCCAGGTGGAGTTTGCTGAGGTTCAGCAGGACGCTGCGTTCCAGCAGGCGGTGGCCGGTGTCGCGCGCGAGCGTGAGGGCGCACTCGAGGTGCGCGGCGCAGGCGTCGGGGTCGCCGCGCGCAGCGGCGAGTTGCGAGGCGACGTTGTGCGCCATGAGCAGGCCCGTGCGGGCGCCCGCGCGTTCCAGGTGGGTGAGCGCCTGCCGGACGTGCGCGTGTCCGGTCGGGTGGTCGCCGAGCGCGAGGGCGCACGCGGCCAGGGAGTTGTGCAGGCGGCCCGTGAGTTCCGGGGGGAGGTCGGCGTGGGCGTTCAGCGCGGCGGTGAGGAGCGCGCGGGCGCGTTCGGGGTGGCCGGCGCGCAGGTGGGCGTTGCCGCCGTGCAGGTGCGCCCAGCCCTGTTGTTCAGGGGTGGCGTAGGGGTCGTTCAGGGTGGCGTGGGCGTGCGCGAGGGCGTCGGGGTACGCGGCGCACTGGAAGGCGTATTCGGCGAGGGCGAGGTGCACGGCGGCGGTTTCAGCGGGGGTGGCGTGTGCCTGCGCGGCCTGCAGGTCAGCGTGCCAGGCGGCGCGGTCGTCGAGGGCGAGGTGCACGCGGGCGCGGTGGAGGTGCAGGTGCGTGCGGGTGGTGCCGGTCAGCGGTCCGGTGAGGGCCCGCTCGAAGTGCGTGAGGGCCTGCGGGTACGCAAAGACGTGCAGGGCGGCCTCGGCGGCCTGCATGTGCCAGGGAGCGGCCTGCGCGTCCAGGCCGGCGGCGTCGAGGTGGTGGGCGATGCGGTCGGGGGGGCCACCGTGGTCGGTGAGAGCCTGGGCGGTGCGGCGGTGCAGGAGGCGGGTGCGTTCGGGGGTGAGGCCCTGCTGGATGGCGCGGCGGGTGAGGTCGTGCATGAAGCGGCCCAGGCCGTCGTGGGTGGTGAGGAGCGCGGCAGCCTGGGCGCGTTCGAGGGCGTCGAGGGCGGTCCAGTCGTCGAGGGCGGTGACGTGCTGAATGACGTCCACGGGGAAGGGGTCGCCGTGGGTGGCGGCGGCGTCGAGGACGCGCCGGGTGGCGGCGTCGAGGCGGGCGAGGCGGGCGCGGATGGCTTCGCGCACGCCGGTGGCGAGCGGCAGGGCGCCGGCGTCGGTGCGGGTGAGCGCGCCGCGTTCCTGCAGGTCACGCAGGGTTTCGAGGGTGAACAGGGGGTTCCCGCCGGACGCGGCGTGCAGGGTGTGGGCGAGGTCGTCGGGGAGGTGGGGGGTGAGGGCGTGCAGGAGCGCGCGGGTGCCGCCTTCACTGAGGGGCGTGAGGGGGAGGTGCAGGGTGAGGCCGGCGCGGTCGAGGGTGTGCAGGGCGGCGCGGGCGGGGGCGTTGTCGCTCAGTTCGTCGGGGCGGGCGGTGGCGAGGATGCGGGCGTGGTGCTGGGGGGCGCGGCGGGTGAGGTCGCCGAGCAGTTCGGCGGCGGTGGGGTCGAGGTGGTGGAGGTCGTCGAGCAGGAGGGCGCCGCCGTGCGCGGCGCACAGCAGCGCGCGTGTGACGCCTTCGAGGAAGCGGGCGCGGTCTTCGGGGCGCGGTGGGGCGGGTGGGCGGCCGGGGAACAGGTCCGGGAGCAGGCGCGCGAGTTCGGCGGTCCAGGGTTCCGGCAGGGTGCGCTGCAGGTGGGGGGCGTGGGCGCGGAGGGCGTCGGCGACGGTAGCGAGGGGGGTGGCGGTGCGGGCGGCGTCGCCGTGGATGGTGACGAGGGGGGTGGTGCCGCGCAGGTGCTCGTGGGCGAGACGGGTTTTGCCGATGCCGCCCTCGCCGAGGATCAGGGTGAGGGGAGCGGCGGCGTCAGTGAGGGCGCGCAGTTCGCGTTCACGGCCCACGAGGGGGGCGTTGCGGGGAGTGGGGTGCCGGGCGGGGAGGGTGGGCGCGGCGGTGGGGGCGTCGTCGGTGGCGATGCGCCGGGCAAGGGCGCGCGTTTCGGGGAGGGGTTCGAGGTGCAGTTCCGCGCGGAGGTGCGCACGGAAGCGGTCGTAGTGCGCGAGGGCGGCGGCGCGGTCGCCGAGATGGTGGTGGAGGCGCATGACGTGCCGGTGGTGCGTTTCGGCGAGGGGGTCGTCGTGCAGGGCGGTGAGGTGCGCGTGGAGGGCGCCGCGCAGGTCGCCGTGGTCCTCAAGGGCGTGAGCGTAGGTCTCGAGGAGCGTGGCGCGCTGTTGCTGGAGCAGGGCGCGGCGGGCGTCGAGCCACGCGGCGAATTCCGGTTCGGCGCTGAAGTCGAGGGTGCCGAGCAGCGGGCCGCGGTACAGGGCGAGCGCGGTGGGGGCGTCGGGCGCGGCGCTGAAGGCGTGGACGTCGGTGTGCATGGGCACCTGGAAGGTCACGGGGTCGTCGGCGCCGTGCAGGAGGGGGGCGAGGGGGGTGGCGCGCAGGCGGTAGAGTTCGCGGCGCAGGTTCATGCGGGCGCTGTCCTCGTCGAGATCGCTCCAGAGGAGGCCGGCGAGGTGGGCGCGGCGTTGTGGGCCGTCGAGGGCGATGAGGGTGAGGGCCGCGAGGGCTTTACGGCGGCGCAGGGGCACGGCCTGGTCCGCGATCCGCGCGTGCGGTTCTCCGAGCAGCAGCAGTTCGACCATGGGGTTCCCGGGGTGGAGGTGGGTTTATGGTACGCCTGTGGGGGGCGTGGGTGGAGGGGTGGAAGGTCACGCGAGGGCGGGGCGACTGGCTGGAAGCGTTCCCATCCTGGGGTAGCATGAAGTGTGCTGACCCCGGACTTCCGCGAGGAACTGCGCCTCGCCTTCGACGACGACCGCGACGCCGACGCGTTCCTGCTGCGCCTCGACCGCTACTGGCCGGACCTCACCGCCGCGCTCGGCACCGTCTACCCGGACGCCCTGGCGGACCTGGAACGCACCCTCGCCACCCGCATGGTCATGAGCTACCACGAGCGGCCCGTGGACCTCAAACGCCTCGACCACGCCCGCCTGCTGCAGGGCGACTGGCTGCAGCACCCCAGCACCACCGGGTACGTCGCGTACACCGACCGCTTCGCCGGCACCCTGAAGGGCGTCCACGAGCACCTCGACTATCTCAGCGACTTGGGCGTCACGTACCTGCACCTCATGCCGCTGCTCAAACCCCGGCCGGGTGAGAACGACGGCGGGTACGCCGTCATGGATTACAGGGCGGTGCGCGGCGACCTGGGCACCATGCAGGACCTCGCGGCGCTGACCAGAGCGCTGCGTGAACGCGGCATCAGCCTGTGCCTGGACCTCGTGCTCAACCACGTGGCCCGCGAGCACAGCTGGGCGCAGAAGGCGCGCAGCGGCAACAGGAAGTACCGTCAGTACTTCCACCTCTACGCGGACCGCACCGTGCCCGACCAGTACGAACAGACCCTGCCGGAGGTGTTTCCGGATTTCGCGCCCGGCAACTTCACCTGGGATGACGACGCGCAGTCGTGGGTGTGGACGACCTTCAACGCGTACCAGTGGGATCTGAACTGGGCGAACCCGGACGTGTTCGTGGAGTTCTGCGACATCCTGATGTACCTCGCGAACCGCGGCGTGGAGATCTTCCGGCTGGACGCCATCGCCTTCCTGTGGAAGCGCCTGGGCACCGACTGCCAGAATCAGCCGGAAGTGCACGCGATCACGCAGGCGCTGCGCGCCGTGATGCGCATCGTCGCGCCCGCCGTCGCGTTCAAGGCCGAGGCGATCGTCGCGCCGCACCAGCTCATTCATTACCTGGGGCGCGGCGAGCATTACGGGAAGGTCAGCGACCTCGCCTACCACAACAGCCTGATGGTGCAGATCTGGTCGAGCCTCGCGTCCCGCGACGTGACGCTGCTGGAGCGGGCGCTCGCGCACTTCCCGGAAAAGCCCGCCACGACCACCTGGGCGACGTACCTGCGCTGCCACGACGACATCGGCTGGGCCATCGCGGACGCGGACGCGCTCGCGGTGGGCCTGAGCGGCGACGGGCACCGCCGGTTCCTGTCGGACTTCTACAGCGGCGAGTTCCCGGGCACGTTCGCGCGCGGGCTGGTGTTCCAGCACAACCCGCGCACCGGGGACCGGCGCGTCAGCGGCTCCGCAGCCAGCCTCGCCGGGCTGGAACGCGCCCTGGAGGACGGCGACGCGCGCGAGATGCATCTGAGCCTCGCGCGCCTGCGGCTCGGGCACGCCGTCGTCCTCGGGTTCGGGGGTGTACCGCTGCTGTACATGGGAGACGAACTCGCCATGCTCAACGACTACAGCTTCCAGGACGTGCCGGAGCACGCCGCCGACAACCGCTGGGTGCACCGCCCGCGCATGGACTGGGCGCGCGCGCAGCGCCGCGCGGACCTGGGTACGCCCGAGGGGCGCATGTACACCGCGCTCGCGCACCTGCTGCGCGCGCGGCGCAGCCTCCCGCAGCTGCACGCGGGCGTCGAGTCGCGCGTGCGCCACAACCCGAACCCGCACGTGCTGATCCTCACGCGTGAACATCCGGTGGGGCGGCTGGTGCAGGTGTACAACTTCAGCGAGGCGCCGCAGACGCTCGACGCGCGCGTGTTCGAGCCGTACGGCTGGCCGGTCGCGGTGGACCGCATCACGGGCCTGCGCCTGCCGCTCGGCGCGGACGAGGTGGAAATCGCGCCGTACGCACACCTGTGGCTCACGGCGCCCTGAGCCCTCTCCCCCACCCCGCCGCGCGGGCCTAGCGGAGGGGTTTCAGGGTGAACGGCAGGGCGCGGCCCAGGCGGGGGTAGCGGTCGGCGCGCGCCGGGTTGCCCGGCCCGGTCAGCACCGTGAGCGGCCCGGGTTCGTGCGCGTCCAAGCGCAGCAGCGCGAGGCGGCCGGTGCTGTACGCGCCCAGGTCGAGGTACACCTGCCGGTCCAGCATGGCGGGCGCGTACACCGGGGTGTGCCCGTGCACGCTGTACGCGACGCCTGCGGGGAGCGTGAACGGCCCGTCGAACGGCCGCAGCCACAGCGCCGCCACGGTGGGACTCGGGTAGTCCCGGTGCGCTTTGGGCGGCGTGGCATGCACGACCATGACGCTCGGCCCGGCCGGCACGTCGTCATGAATCTGGCCGTCCGCATCGACGTACACGAGGCGCTTCAGGGCGTCGAGGTACCGAGCGAGACCCTCCGGGAAGTTCTCCAGCCCGAACCCGCCCGCTTCGCGGCGGACGCTTTCGCCGCCGTTCGTCGTCCACCACGACAGGCCTTCCAGCGCGCGGCGGTAGTCGTTCATGTCGCGCGACGCCTGATACGCGCGGTAGTTTTTGAGGCCCGTGAACGCCATCTGCTCGTGGTTGCCCATCAGCAGGGTCGCGCGGCCCTGCGCGTGCAGGTCCAGCAGGAACTCGGCGCATTCGAGGCTGCGCGGGCCGCGGTCGATGGCGTCGCCGAGGCTCACGAGGTGCGCGTCGTCTGGCAGTTCGCGCAGCGCGGCGAGCAGCAGGTCCGCGCGGCCGTGCAGGTCCGGCAGGACGTAGACGGGGCGGGTCATGCGTCCCCGTCGTGTTCGTCGCTGAAGTCGAGCAGCGTCTGCTTGCTGCGCTCGCGCAGCGCCTGCGCGCCGCCGGGCAGCGGCTCGAACTGCACGCCGTTGCCGGTGGGCGTCGCGCGGTACGCGGCGCCGGGGCGGGCGCCGGGCAGCCAGTGCAGGGGGAGTTCGGTGGTGAAGCCGTCTTCGAGTTCCACTTCGGCGAGGTGCGCGTCGGCGTCAATGGCGTCCACGACCAGCAGGGTCGCGCGTCGGGCCGGGTCGGTCATTCGGGCAGTGTAGCGCCCACACGTGAGGCGCGCGGCTGAGCGCGGCGTTCTGAGGTTCGTGAAGAGAGCGGTGAGAGCCATGAGCGTTTTCCTCATGCGCGCGCGCTACCTTGCGCGCATGACGCGGAGCGACGCGCACGAAGCCCAATACACCCGCAAGCTCGCGCTGGCGATCCTGAGCACCCTGCAGCAGAAAGGCGTGCTGAGCGCCGCCGAAGTGGACGCCATTCTGGTCGCGGCCCGCCGCGCCGCCGAGGACGCCACCCGCGCGAGCACGCCGCCCGCCGCGCCCGCACCGGACTTCTCGCAGGCGTGGGCGCAGCGCCGCCCGGCCCGCCCACAGCCTGCCGAGGCGCCCACCAGCACCCGCTCGGCCTCGCCGGTGAACGATCCCGCCGTACCGGAGGCGCCCCGCCCTGCGGCACCGGAAGTGCCCCGCGAGGTCAAGCTCGCCGCGCTGGCCGGGGCGGCGGGCGCCGCCCCGGCCAGCGCGGACGACGCGCCCGCGCCGCCCCTGCTGGACATCACGCTGTAGACGTCAACGTCAGTGGGCCAGCCAGCGGCGGGCGGCGTGCGTGATGCGGGGCATCACCACGTACGTCATTAGCATGACCACCGCCACCGCCAGGATCAGCAGCCGCACCGCCAGCGGCAGGTGCGCGAGCTGCGCGCCGATCAGCAGGTTGAGCAGCAGCTGCAGCGGGTACAGCGCAGCGACCGTCAGGACCACCATCTTCCAGCGGGGCGGCTGGCGCAGCGCGGGCGCGGAGGGCGGCGTGAACCAGAACTCCAGGCCCGGCTGGTGCTCGATGCGCGTCTCGCCGTCGAGCAGCGGGTGCAGGCGCTCCAGCCATTCCGCGCGCGTCGTGCTGGTTTCCCAGTCGGCGGCGTGACGGACATTGTCGAAGCGCACGACGAGGGTGTACTCCCCGTCGGGCGTCTGG encodes:
- a CDS encoding 50S ribosomal protein L25/general stress protein Ctc → MELKAIARTGQEKLSEGYMPAVAYHQGTNVMFAIERKAFDRAFRQQGKTGLFDIAIEGGETFPALVKAVQMDKRKREAIHADFLMVTYGEPVQVDVPVHTTGKSQGEIMGGLVDVVVHNLSVIAPGPRRIPTEIAVDVTKLNIGDHVKAGDIALPDGVKLASDADLTVISVLPPRLSEGEAAAEQQAAQVAGLVAAGEISAEAAEAVLEGDATLEDVKPTSEETAAE
- a CDS encoding DUF1345 domain-containing protein: MHWRLGEAPAKTRLALALLAGLGAWLLCALLPRVPWELRALVAWDALALTFLLSALHVMRRADTALTRAIATSEDDSRAVSAALVVAGSVASLVGVGFALARAGTLEARAPTLAALLTAAGVGTVALSWALVHTVYALRYAHAYFTAPEGGIDFPGTDGHVTYLEFLYLAFTIGMTFQVSDTDVTSRPMRRLLLRHALVSYLFGTVLVALTINAAAGLLR
- the proS gene encoding proline--tRNA ligase — translated: MTQDKKAQQFGVTPQSVDFNEWYNEVVRKADLADHSPVAGAMVMKPYGSAIWERIQRWLDDEFKATGHESLVFPTLIPMSFITKEADHVEGFAPELFTVNKIGTEVLAEPYVMRPTSETIIGHMWSQWLNSYRDLPFLHYQWGSVFRAELRTKPFLRTSEFYWHEGHTAHADEAEARAEVMAMLNLYHRFCRDVLALPVVRGEKSASERFAGAVATYSIEGMMRDGKALQSGTSHYLGQNFSRAFDVKFQTREQREEYAHTTSWAISSRIIGALIMTHGDDKGLMLPPEIAPHQVVIIPVFRKDNVDQMIAEAEALAGELRAQGVRVKVDKRDGVTNGFKYNDWELKGVPVRMELGPRDLESGVVVVKNRTGDEKETLPRHEAISGMAARLSGIQQFLYDRARAFMQEHTVTVDTYEDFKAAIDAGKWVRAFHCGDADSERQIKEDTKATIRNVPMDGDLFGEAEEGVCVHTGKPSAYGKRVIFGRQY
- a CDS encoding DUF2171 domain-containing protein; this translates as MTQNSDQNSLNQIDDRLMQELRERITEHLQVKDVNGEHVGTVDHLEGDRIKLTRTDSRDGQHHYIDLSDVRSADDVAVYLDKARDQLHLA
- a CDS encoding HTTM domain-containing protein, translated to MTLTAHLPALRVRLERAFDVPDAPRKLLNVRRIVAATLLIKGLIDLPQIQALYGNHGLLPWVINDLQLDAWLPRLGGLAVRLAPLGVTPEALVNVTYGAYLLALLALLLNWAPRLNGPVAMLTHLALVNSSAFNAYGVDLYAKVALFHTALSAFTRADGPSLGAAVVWRAAQAQLAWTYFSAGWHKAQGEQWWTGEAIWRALQTPQLQMLDTTWLAQVPWLATLVAWGTLALELGYVLFIWPRATRPVWLAGTLAMHVGIAALLGLPVFAFVMMTLNVALFGQGIGRRRTSAPAG